In Spirosoma aureum, a single genomic region encodes these proteins:
- a CDS encoding AraC family transcriptional regulator: MKSVQTTPLDISRHLQSRRLEQEVENRTAYTIDTAELNIYETQHIAEKVELTFSSPVLASMIRGKKVMHLPGTPSFDFLPGESVIVPGQETMRIDFPEAQRLNPTQCLALAIDPGKVKQVTDLLNDRAPLIDNSNGWQFGQANFFLTNDGPIHQLIARLIYIFTENNKAKEVFANLVLQELVVRLMQTQARTLLLSAETNVANVNRLAHIAQYINKNLSRNLPIKELADEACMSEPNFYRTFRQTFGMTPVDFINQQRIALASKLLRTTNRYLADISIDCGFNNLTYFMKLFRREVGMSPAQYRKQV; this comes from the coding sequence ATGAAAAGCGTACAGACAACTCCACTTGACATTTCACGCCATTTACAGTCCCGAAGGCTGGAACAGGAAGTAGAGAATCGGACTGCTTATACGATTGATACGGCAGAATTAAACATCTACGAAACGCAACATATCGCCGAGAAAGTCGAGTTAACATTTAGCAGCCCTGTACTGGCCAGTATGATACGGGGAAAAAAAGTAATGCATTTGCCGGGTACGCCCTCGTTCGATTTTCTGCCCGGTGAGTCGGTGATTGTGCCCGGCCAGGAAACCATGCGCATCGATTTTCCGGAAGCGCAAAGGCTGAATCCTACGCAGTGTCTGGCACTGGCCATTGACCCCGGAAAGGTGAAACAGGTAACGGATCTGTTAAACGACCGGGCACCCCTGATCGACAATTCGAATGGCTGGCAATTTGGTCAGGCGAATTTCTTTCTGACAAATGACGGGCCAATTCACCAGCTTATTGCCCGACTCATTTACATTTTTACCGAAAATAATAAGGCTAAAGAGGTGTTCGCTAATCTTGTTTTACAGGAGCTGGTCGTACGATTGATGCAAACCCAGGCCCGTACGCTGCTACTGAGCGCAGAAACGAACGTTGCAAATGTGAATCGATTAGCTCACATCGCTCAGTACATCAATAAAAATCTGAGCCGGAATCTACCCATTAAGGAACTGGCCGACGAAGCGTGTATGAGCGAACCCAATTTCTACCGAACCTTCAGGCAAACATTCGGTATGACACCCGTAGATTTTATTAACCAGCAGCGTATTGCGCTGGCGTCTAAATTGCTGCGCACCACCAATCGCTACTTAGCCGACATCAGCATCGACTGCGGCTTTAACAACCTGACCTATTTCATGAAACTGTTTCGGCGGGAAGTGGGCATGTCGCCAGCGCAGTATCGGAAACAGGTGTAA
- a CDS encoding aldehyde dehydrogenase family protein, with amino-acid sequence MEVLEAPSKILPRPEFKSQYENYIGGKWVAPVDGEYFNNTSPIDDSLIARVPRSKAADIDLALDAAHKAFPAWSRTSATERSNILLRIADKIEQNLEFLARVETVENGKAVRETLAADLPLVIDHFRYFAGVIRAEEGSLAELDSNTVSLIVKEPIGVVGQIIPWNFPLLMATWKLAPALAAGCCVVMKPAEQTPTSILVLMEILEGLIPAGVVNIVNGFGPEAGKPLAQSKRVAKVAFTGETTTGRLIMQYASENLIPVTMELGGKSPNIFMESIADADDEFFDKCVEGAVMFALNQGEICTCPSRLLIHERAYDRFIERVIERTKAIKLGHPLDPETMMGAQASNDQYEKILSYIDIGKQEGAEILTGGGPAGLVGNDLESGYYIQPTIFKGNNKMRIFQEEIFGPVVSVTTFKDGNEAIAMANDTLYGLGAGLWTRDAHELYQVPREIQAGRVWVNCYHNYPAHAPFGGYKKSGFGRENHHMMLNHYRQSKNILISYSKSKLGFF; translated from the coding sequence ATGGAAGTCTTAGAAGCCCCCAGTAAGATTCTACCCCGGCCGGAGTTCAAGAGCCAATACGAAAACTACATCGGTGGCAAGTGGGTAGCACCAGTAGACGGTGAGTATTTCAATAATACATCGCCAATCGACGACAGTCTGATCGCCCGTGTTCCGCGTTCGAAAGCCGCCGATATCGATCTGGCTCTTGATGCCGCTCACAAAGCTTTCCCGGCCTGGTCGCGCACGTCAGCCACCGAACGCAGTAATATTCTCCTTCGCATTGCCGATAAAATAGAGCAGAATCTGGAGTTTCTGGCCCGTGTCGAAACAGTTGAAAACGGGAAGGCTGTTCGTGAAACGCTGGCAGCTGATTTACCGTTGGTTATCGATCATTTCCGTTATTTTGCTGGTGTAATCCGTGCTGAAGAAGGCAGTCTGGCCGAACTCGACTCCAATACCGTTTCGTTGATCGTTAAAGAACCCATTGGTGTTGTTGGGCAGATTATTCCCTGGAATTTCCCACTCCTGATGGCCACCTGGAAACTGGCTCCTGCCTTAGCTGCGGGTTGCTGCGTTGTCATGAAACCTGCCGAGCAAACGCCCACGTCCATTCTGGTTTTGATGGAAATACTGGAAGGACTGATTCCAGCGGGTGTGGTGAATATCGTTAATGGCTTCGGACCGGAAGCAGGTAAACCGCTGGCTCAATCGAAGCGGGTGGCCAAAGTGGCCTTCACGGGCGAAACTACAACGGGGCGCCTGATTATGCAGTACGCATCCGAAAACCTGATTCCGGTAACGATGGAACTGGGTGGAAAATCGCCGAATATCTTTATGGAGTCGATTGCCGACGCCGACGATGAATTCTTCGACAAGTGCGTAGAAGGTGCGGTCATGTTTGCGCTGAACCAGGGGGAAATCTGTACCTGTCCATCCCGACTTTTAATTCATGAGCGGGCCTATGACCGGTTTATCGAACGGGTAATCGAGCGGACCAAAGCCATCAAACTCGGCCATCCTCTCGACCCTGAAACGATGATGGGAGCCCAGGCCAGTAATGATCAGTACGAAAAGATCCTTTCCTACATCGACATTGGCAAGCAGGAAGGAGCCGAAATACTAACTGGCGGTGGCCCCGCCGGATTGGTTGGAAATGATCTGGAAAGTGGCTACTACATCCAGCCGACGATCTTCAAAGGCAACAACAAAATGCGCATTTTTCAGGAAGAGATTTTCGGTCCCGTGGTGTCCGTAACTACCTTCAAAGATGGAAACGAAGCCATTGCTATGGCGAACGATACCCTCTATGGCTTAGGTGCTGGCCTATGGACGCGCGATGCCCATGAGTTGTATCAGGTTCCGCGGGAGATACAGGCAGGTCGTGTGTGGGTCAACTGCTACCATAACTACCCGGCACACGCTCCCTTTGGCGGCTATAAGAAGTCGGGTTTCGGTCGGGAAAATCACCACATGATGCTCAACCATTATCGTCAGAGCAAGAACATTCTTATCTCGTATAGCAAGAGCAAACTTGGGTTCTTTTAG